DNA from Geobacter sulfurreducens PCA:
AGCTACCTCGTTCGTGCTCTGCGCTGGAAGTATCTCCTCTCTCCCCTTGGCGAAACCCGCTTCGCCAACCTGTGTTCCGCCACGCTCATCGGTTACATGGCCAACAACCTTTTGCCGGCGCGCCTGGGAGAGTTCATCCGGGCCTGGGTGCTGGCCAGGCGTGAGGAGATGGAGCCGGGATCGGTGTTCGCCACGCTGGTTCTCGATCGCCTGGCGGATGGCTTTACGGTACTCCTCTTTCTGCTCGTAACGTTGTTCACGCTTCAACTTCCGGCGGGAAGCGAGGCGGTCGGGCAAGGGCTCGTGATCGGCGGGTACATGATGCTCGGTCTGTACGGCGTGGTGGTTGTGGCGCTCGTGCTGCTCAAAAGGAAGACCGCGGCATCGCTCCGGTTTCTGGAACGACTGCTCCGCCCCTTTCCGGCACGGTTGACAGAGCGGGTCATCCCGCTGGTCGGCTCCTTTCTCGGCGGGGTCAGGATTTCGCCCCGGCCGCGGGAGTGGTGGGCGGTGGGGTGCACATCCGTGGCAATCTGGGTTCTGGCAGTAATCCCCGTGGACTTGGTCCTGCGAGCCTTCGGCTTTTCCTTCCCGTTCGCCGTTTCCCTGTTCATCTTGGTCCTGCTGGTCTTTGCAGTCATGGTGCCGGCGTCGCCGGGATATGTGGGAACATACCACGCAGCGTGCGTCTATGGTCTGCTGGCCTTCGGAGTTCCCCGCGAGACGGCCTTGAGCGCGGCCATCGTGATTCACGGCATCAACTATGTTCCGGTCATCGCCGTGGGTATTGTCTGTCTCTGGAGGGAAGGACTTTCCCTTCAGGCGCTACGGCGCAGTGGACCCTTGTCGGGGACCGGGACCCCTTCGGGGGGGAAATGAGATTCATGGAGAGGTTCTGATGCGCGCATCCCAATCTGCCATTTTTCGTCGGATCGATCCCTTTGCAATTCTGTCGTTTACCATACCACTT
Protein-coding regions in this window:
- a CDS encoding lysylphosphatidylglycerol synthase transmembrane domain-containing protein, with the translated sequence MRGVPGDRRFWLGIGISVFFVALLVRSVDGHELLRAFRGIHAGYVVVAVAVTLLSYLVRALRWKYLLSPLGETRFANLCSATLIGYMANNLLPARLGEFIRAWVLARREEMEPGSVFATLVLDRLADGFTVLLFLLVTLFTLQLPAGSEAVGQGLVIGGYMMLGLYGVVVVALVLLKRKTAASLRFLERLLRPFPARLTERVIPLVGSFLGGVRISPRPREWWAVGCTSVAIWVLAVIPVDLVLRAFGFSFPFAVSLFILVLLVFAVMVPASPGYVGTYHAACVYGLLAFGVPRETALSAAIVIHGINYVPVIAVGIVCLWREGLSLQALRRSGPLSGTGTPSGGK